In Modestobacter versicolor, a single genomic region encodes these proteins:
- the tyrS gene encoding tyrosine--tRNA ligase, with the protein MTDVIDELHRRGLIAQSTDEEALRAHLAEGPVTYYCGFDPTAQSLHVGHLIQFMVLRALQRAGHQPIVLVGGATGLIGDPRMSSERVLNDPATVATWVDRIRQRVAPFLDRPAAEEGLRAPVYVDNLDWTGQLSALDFLRDLGKHFRVNRMLAKEAVSARLNSDAGISYTEFSYQILQANDFLELFRRHGCTLQSGGSDQWGNITAGVDLVRRTEGAGTHALSTPLITTADGKKIGKTEGATVWLDPELTSPYAFFQYWLTIDDVDARAWLPLFSERPAEEVEALIAESLERPASRAPQRALAEELTRLVHGAEELAQAEAAGRALFGREELSTLGPRTLTAALGEAGGTELAAGEETPTVAVLLQRTGLVSSLSEARRTVKEGGAYLNNERVTDPEAVPAESDWLPGGWLALRRGKRSVAGVHRPGAGPAA; encoded by the coding sequence GTGACTGACGTGATCGACGAGCTGCACCGCCGTGGGCTGATCGCCCAGAGCACCGACGAGGAGGCGCTGCGGGCCCACCTCGCCGAGGGGCCGGTGACCTACTACTGCGGCTTCGACCCGACGGCGCAGAGCCTGCACGTCGGCCACCTGATCCAGTTCATGGTGCTCCGGGCGCTGCAGCGGGCCGGTCACCAGCCGATCGTGCTCGTGGGCGGGGCGACCGGGCTGATCGGCGACCCGCGGATGAGCTCCGAGCGGGTGCTCAACGACCCGGCCACGGTGGCGACCTGGGTGGACCGGATCCGCCAGCGGGTGGCCCCCTTCCTGGACCGGCCGGCCGCCGAGGAGGGGCTGCGCGCCCCGGTCTACGTGGACAACCTCGACTGGACCGGGCAGCTGTCCGCGTTGGACTTCCTGCGCGACCTCGGCAAGCACTTCCGGGTCAACCGGATGCTGGCCAAGGAGGCGGTGTCCGCGCGGCTCAACAGCGACGCCGGGATCAGCTACACCGAGTTCAGCTACCAGATCCTGCAGGCCAACGACTTCCTCGAGCTCTTCCGCCGGCACGGCTGCACGCTGCAGAGCGGTGGCTCCGACCAGTGGGGGAACATCACCGCCGGCGTCGACCTGGTCCGCCGCACCGAGGGCGCGGGCACCCACGCGCTGTCCACCCCGCTGATCACCACCGCGGACGGCAAGAAGATCGGCAAGACCGAGGGGGCGACGGTCTGGCTGGACCCGGAGCTGACGAGCCCCTACGCCTTCTTCCAGTACTGGCTCACCATCGACGACGTCGACGCACGGGCCTGGCTGCCGCTGTTCTCCGAGCGGCCGGCCGAGGAGGTCGAGGCGCTGATCGCGGAGTCCCTCGAGCGGCCGGCGTCCCGGGCACCGCAGCGGGCGCTCGCCGAGGAGCTCACCCGGCTGGTGCACGGCGCCGAGGAGCTGGCCCAGGCCGAGGCGGCCGGGCGGGCCCTGTTCGGTCGGGAGGAGCTCTCCACGCTCGGGCCGCGGACGCTCACCGCCGCGCTGGGCGAGGCCGGTGGCACCGAGCTGGCAGCGGGGGAGGAGACCCCCACCGTGGCGGTGCTGCTGCAGCGGACCGGGCTCGTGTCCAGCCTGTCCGAGGCGCGGCGCACGGTGAAGGAGGGCGGCGCCTACCTGAACAACGAGCGGGTCACCGACCCCGAGGCCGTGCCGGCGGAGTCGGACTGGCTGCCCGGTGGGTGGTTGGCGCTCCGCCGGGGCAAGCGCTCGGTCGCCGGCGTGCACCGGCCGGGGGCCGGACCGGCCGCCTGA
- a CDS encoding DNA-3-methyladenine glycosylase, with protein sequence MTGEPGPLLRAEDLLGPVAEVAARLLGCWVVTDRPEGRVALRLTEVEAYSGQGEDPASHAHRGPTPRAEIMFGPPGLLYVYFSYGVHWCANVVVGPAGRGSAVLMRAGEVVVGEPLARSRRPAARVARDLARGPARLTQALAIGPDDRGADLLDPASAVRLHRGPAPAAVSAGPRVGISVATELPWRFWETGAPSVSVFRAGGKPRRGAARQDQRRD encoded by the coding sequence GTGACCGGCGAGCCCGGTCCGCTGCTGCGGGCCGAGGACCTGCTCGGGCCGGTCGCCGAGGTGGCCGCCCGGCTGCTGGGCTGCTGGGTGGTCACCGACCGGCCCGAGGGGCGGGTCGCGCTGCGGCTGACCGAGGTCGAGGCCTACTCGGGCCAGGGGGAGGACCCGGCGTCGCACGCCCACCGCGGTCCCACCCCGCGGGCGGAGATCATGTTCGGCCCGCCCGGGCTGCTCTACGTCTACTTCAGCTACGGCGTGCACTGGTGCGCCAACGTGGTGGTCGGCCCGGCCGGTCGCGGGTCGGCCGTGCTGATGCGGGCCGGCGAGGTGGTGGTGGGGGAGCCGCTGGCCCGGTCGCGGCGGCCCGCCGCCCGGGTGGCCCGCGACCTGGCCCGCGGGCCGGCCCGGCTCACCCAGGCGCTGGCCATCGGCCCGGACGACCGCGGCGCGGACCTGCTCGACCCGGCGTCCGCCGTGCGGCTGCACCGGGGCCCGGCGCCGGCTGCGGTCTCCGCCGGCCCGCGGGTCGGGATCAGCGTCGCGACCGAGCTGCCCTGGCGATTCTGGGAGACCGGTGCGCCGTCGGTGAGCGTGTTCCGGGCGGGCGGGAAGCCCCGCCGCGGGGCCGCCAGGCAGGATCAACGCCGTGACTGA
- the argH gene encoding argininosuccinate lyase, with protein MTEGNAGSQTRLWGGRFGGGPSPAMAALSKSTNVDWRLAPYDLAGSRAHARVLERAGLLTVDELARMIGALTELSAEVADGTFAPIEADEDVHEALERGLLDKLGTLGGKLRAGRSRNDQVATDLRLYLRHNVRRLVGELASLEYALIGLALRYRDVAAPGMTHLQHAQPVLIAHQLLAHAHSISRDVDRLLDWDKRAAVSPLGSGALAGSSLALDPDAVAAELGFDRASDNSIDAVSDRDFAAEFCFVAALLGVHLSRLGEEIVLWTSTEFGWARLDDAWATGSSIMPQKKNPDIAELARGKAGRFVGNLTGLLTMLKGLPLAYDRDLQEDKEPVFDSVEQLLLLLPAVTGMVATLTLRPEVMEAAAPQGFALATDVAEWLVSSGVPFRSAHEISGEMVAFCEEAGLELDELDDEQLAGIDERLTPEVRSVLHVEGALAARKARGGTAPERVAEQLGSLAELARQHTEWASWSPVAAAL; from the coding sequence TCCACCAACGTCGACTGGCGGCTGGCGCCCTACGACCTGGCCGGTTCGCGGGCGCACGCCCGCGTGCTGGAGCGGGCCGGGCTGCTCACCGTCGACGAGCTGGCCCGGATGATCGGCGCGCTCACCGAGCTGTCGGCCGAGGTCGCCGACGGCACCTTCGCGCCGATCGAGGCCGACGAGGACGTGCACGAGGCGCTCGAGCGCGGCCTGCTGGACAAGCTGGGCACGCTCGGCGGCAAGCTCCGCGCCGGCCGCAGCCGCAACGACCAGGTGGCCACCGACCTGCGGCTGTACCTGCGGCACAACGTGCGGCGGCTGGTCGGCGAGCTGGCCTCCCTGGAGTACGCGCTGATCGGCCTGGCGCTGCGCTACCGGGACGTCGCCGCACCGGGCATGACCCACCTGCAGCACGCCCAGCCGGTGCTCATCGCCCACCAGCTGCTGGCGCACGCGCACTCGATCTCCCGCGACGTCGACCGGCTGCTGGACTGGGACAAGCGGGCCGCGGTCAGCCCGCTGGGCTCCGGCGCGCTGGCCGGGTCCTCGCTCGCGCTGGACCCCGACGCCGTCGCCGCCGAGCTCGGCTTCGACCGCGCGTCGGACAACAGCATCGACGCGGTCAGCGACCGCGACTTCGCCGCCGAGTTCTGCTTCGTCGCCGCGCTGCTGGGCGTCCACCTCTCCCGGCTGGGCGAGGAGATCGTGCTCTGGACCTCGACCGAGTTCGGCTGGGCCCGGCTGGACGACGCCTGGGCGACCGGGTCGTCGATCATGCCGCAGAAGAAGAACCCGGACATCGCCGAGCTGGCCCGGGGCAAGGCCGGCCGCTTCGTCGGGAACCTGACCGGGCTGCTGACCATGCTCAAGGGCCTGCCGCTGGCCTACGACCGCGACCTGCAGGAGGACAAGGAGCCGGTCTTCGACTCCGTCGAGCAGCTGCTCCTGCTGCTGCCGGCGGTCACCGGCATGGTCGCCACCCTGACGCTCCGCCCCGAGGTGATGGAGGCCGCGGCGCCGCAGGGCTTCGCGCTGGCCACCGACGTCGCGGAGTGGCTGGTCTCCTCCGGCGTCCCGTTCCGGTCCGCCCACGAGATCAGCGGGGAGATGGTCGCCTTCTGCGAGGAGGCCGGTCTCGAGCTCGACGAGCTGGACGACGAGCAGCTGGCCGGCATCGACGAGCGGCTCACCCCCGAGGTGCGCAGCGTGCTGCACGTCGAGGGCGCGCTGGCCGCTCGCAAGGCCCGCGGCGGGACGGCGCCCGAGCGGGTCGCCGAGCAGCTGGGGTCGCTGGCCGAGCTGGCCCGGCAGCACACCGAGTGGGCCTCGTGGTCGCCGGTGGCGGCGGCCCTCTGA